The stretch of DNA CCAAGAACGTCAGAAGATTGTTTCTGGTCCAGATATTATTTCTCGTGGTTTTGTTTACATGCGTGAATCAGGTGCGATGATCAATGAAGCACAACATATGTTAAATCGCCATTTACAAAAAACAATTCAATCCAAGGCAACCCCTTGGTCAGAATTGAAAAATGAAATAACCGACGTATTAGGACCGTATTTATACGAAAAAACAAAACGTCGTCCAATGATTCTACCAATTATAATGGAAGTTTAATACTATTCAAAAAGCTGTGCCACCAACACATAATGTGTTAGTGGCACAGCTTTTGTTTTAGAAGGCTATTTTCTTCCAGCGCTTTCCGCTTTTCGTCATGTCAAGCTCCAAAGCCCAGCTCGCTCCTTAGCTTCAGTCTCTCAAGCGAAAGCAAGCTTTCGTTTCGAGCCTTCCAGCACCGGAGTCGAGCTAGCACAGGCTTCTCCGCTTTTCTTTAATGCATTGCTTTCTTTTCAAAGCGGATAATATCTGCGTCTGCACCGATTACGATCAGTACATCATTGATTTTGATTTCTTCATCTGCTTGCGGAGAAACGAGAATATCAGCTCCCCGTTTAATCGCAACAATATTTATTCCATATTTCGCACGGATATCTAGATCAATTAAAGTAGAGCCAGCCAATATTTCATTCGCTTTTATCTCCATAATTGAATGTTCTTCCGATAACTCCAAATAATCAAGTACATTATTTGTCATTATGTTGTTGGCAATTCGAATACCCATATCGCGTTCAGGATGGACCACTTGATCGGCACCGATTTTACGTAATACTTTTTCATGATAGTCATTTTGAGCTTTTACCGTGATTTTATTGACACCAATTTCCTTCAACATCAACGTTGTTAAAATACTGGATTGAATGTCCTCTCCAATCGCAACGATTACATGTTCAAAATTACGTATCCCAAGTGATTTCAAGACAGATTCATCTGTCGTATCTGCAACAATAGCTTGTGTCGCGATTGATGCAAATTCATCGACACGGTCTGAAAACTTATCGATGGCCATAACATCTGCACCTTGTTCAATCAGCTCACGAACTATACTTCCACCAAATCGACCTAACCCAATAACTACGAATTCTTTCTTCATCTTTCAACCTCCGTTGCGGAACGAATGGTCATAGTGTATCACAACTTTAATAGACGCTCAAAATGTTTTTACGCTTCTCCAAATTGGGACATCACCAACTGGTGATAATGACCACGATCTTTCATTAAAGAATCATGATTCCCCGATTCCAAAACACGTCCATTTTCCAAAACAATAATCTGATTTGCTTCACGGATGGTAGAAAGTCGATGAGCAATCATGATCGCTGTCCGGTTTTTCAACAGCGTTCTTAACGCTTGTTGAATTTGAAGTTCTGTTTCCGTATCAATGGAAGCTGTTGCCTCATCCAGAATGATAATTCTTGGATTTGCAAGAAGTGCCCGTGCAAAAGATAACAGTTGTCGTTCACCAACGGATAAAATATTCCCTCGCTCTTCCACTTCGGTATCATACCCATTCGATAAACGCTCGATGAAACGGTTTGCACCAACAGCTTCGGCTGCATTGATTACTTCTTCATCCGTAGCATGTGGATTGCCGAATCGAATATTATCCATGATGGAGCCTGAGAAAATAAACGTTTCCTGAAGTACAATGCTGATTTGTTCACGCAATGCACTCAGTGATAAATCACGGATATCCATTCCATCCATTTTCACCACACCAGAAGTTGGATCGTAAAAACGTGAAACCAGATTGGCAATTGTCGTTTTACCAGATCCCGTATGACCAACCAGGGCAACCGTCTCCCCTGCATTCATTTCAAGAGAGATTCCTTTTAAAGCTAAACGGTCTTTTTCATAACCGAATTGAACATTTTCAAATTCGATATGACCTTGTAATTGATTAATTTTAGTTGGATTTGCTTTTTCATGTACCAAAGGCTGCTCATCCAAGAATTCGAAAATTCTTTCAGAGGACGCCATCCCCATCAGTAATTGGTTATATATCTGGCCTAAACGTGAAATTGGCTCCCAGAACATGCCGAGGTAAAAGGCAAATGCGACGAATGCACCAAGGTCAAGCTGGTCATTTTGGATTAAATATGCACCGTACAAAATCAGAACAACCGAACCAACGGCATTCGTCATTTCTACGAACGGTCGGAACATAGAATTCTTTTTAGTGGCTACACGCCAAGACTCAAAACTTTCTTCATTAATTCCATTAAAGAACGCCATGTTTTCATTTTCCTGTGTGAATGATTGAGTAATTCGCATTCCTTGAATACTTTCATTCAGATGGGAGTTGATTTTCGCTTGTTTCATCCGCACATCCTGCCATGAGCGACGGATGTTTTTACGCAGCGTCGTCGAGATGAAAAACATCAGGGGCAAGATGACCAGAACTGCTAAAGCAAGTGGTGGACTGAGCGTAAACAGGATGATAAGTACCCCTATAAGAAGTAGCAAATCCATCAATAGATTGATAACACCATTTGTAAACAACTCTTGCAGCGAGTTTATATCGTTCATAATCCTGACGAGTATTGAGCCGGCTGAACGTTGATCGAAGAAACGATGCGATAGCCATTGAACATGCGTAAACAAATGTTTACGCAAATCGTATATTACATTTTGACCGAGTTCATTCATCCACCTTATTCTGAAACGATTCGCAACAGTGTTGACAATATATAATCCTGCAATAGTACCAACCACCACCCATAGCATTTGAGCATCTTTGTTTTCCAATGCTTGGTCAATGGCATACTCACCTATCAAAATAGGGATGATAAGCCGAATCAGCGTGGTAATTGTTACAGCAATAAAAGCCTTTGGCAATAATGTTTTTGCATAAGGTTTCACATACGTAAAGAGTCGAGCGAGTTGGTACCAGTTAAACGGTGCATCAATTACATCATCCGAAGAGTAGCGGAATCGTTTTAATACACTAGGATTGATTTGTTTAGTCATTGTGATTCCGCCTTTCTATGCATAAATATTTTCAAGTTGGTCTTTGTATTGAATTTCATAAATCCGCTTATACAAACCTTGTTGTTTTATCAATTGATCATGCGTACCTCTTTGAACAATCTTCCCATGCTCAAATACAATCAACTCATCTGCATGTTTCACAGATGAAATCCTGTGAGCAATAATAAACGTTGTACGGCCTTTCATCACTTCTTCCAAAGCCTTTTGAATGTGAAGTTCCGTTTT from Paenisporosarcina sp. FSL H8-0542 encodes:
- a CDS encoding TrkA family potassium uptake protein: MKKEFVVIGLGRFGGSIVRELIEQGADVMAIDKFSDRVDEFASIATQAIVADTTDESVLKSLGIRNFEHVIVAIGEDIQSSILTTLMLKEIGVNKITVKAQNDYHEKVLRKIGADQVVHPERDMGIRIANNIMTNNVLDYLELSEEHSIMEIKANEILAGSTLIDLDIRAKYGINIVAIKRGADILVSPQADEEIKINDVLIVIGADADIIRFEKKAMH
- a CDS encoding ABC transporter ATP-binding protein — encoded protein: MTKQINPSVLKRFRYSSDDVIDAPFNWYQLARLFTYVKPYAKTLLPKAFIAVTITTLIRLIIPILIGEYAIDQALENKDAQMLWVVVGTIAGLYIVNTVANRFRIRWMNELGQNVIYDLRKHLFTHVQWLSHRFFDQRSAGSILVRIMNDINSLQELFTNGVINLLMDLLLLIGVLIILFTLSPPLALAVLVILPLMFFISTTLRKNIRRSWQDVRMKQAKINSHLNESIQGMRITQSFTQENENMAFFNGINEESFESWRVATKKNSMFRPFVEMTNAVGSVVLILYGAYLIQNDQLDLGAFVAFAFYLGMFWEPISRLGQIYNQLLMGMASSERIFEFLDEQPLVHEKANPTKINQLQGHIEFENVQFGYEKDRLALKGISLEMNAGETVALVGHTGSGKTTIANLVSRFYDPTSGVVKMDGMDIRDLSLSALREQISIVLQETFIFSGSIMDNIRFGNPHATDEEVINAAEAVGANRFIERLSNGYDTEVEERGNILSVGERQLLSFARALLANPRIIILDEATASIDTETELQIQQALRTLLKNRTAIMIAHRLSTIREANQIIVLENGRVLESGNHDSLMKDRGHYHQLVMSQFGEA